Within the Solwaraspora sp. WMMA2056 genome, the region GACCTGCAGGCCGAACTCGCCGAGGCGTTGTCGATCGCCGACGAGGTGATCGTGATGGAGGTGTTCGGCCCCGGTGAGCTCCGTGAACCTGGCGAGGGCGGGGTGTCGTTGACCGCGGCGGTGCCGCTGCCCGACGACCGCAAGGTCTTCGTGCCCTCCTGGGAGGACGTCCCGGGTGAGGTGGTCCGCCGGGCCCGTCCGGGTGACGTCGTCGTCACCATGGGTGCTCCGCCGATCTCCCTGCTCGGTGACGAACTGCTGGCCGCGCTGGCTGCGGCGGCCGACGCCGGATGACGCCCGCCGGCCGACCGGGCCGACCCGGCCTCGGTCGGGCGGCGGCCGGCCGACCGGGAGTACCCCGATCCGGTGCCGCCCGCCCGGGCGGGCGGTCGACCGGGTCTCCGAGCGGTGGTGTCTCCGGGGTGCGGACCGGCTCCGGTGGCGGCTCCGACGGCGAGTCACGCACCGGATCCCGGCCGGGCCGCCGGTGGCGGCTGGTCCGGGCGAGTCGGGAGGCGGTACCGCCGTCGGTCCGCCGGTTCATGCGTCGGGCCCGGCGCCGTCGGTTGCGGGCGGCGCTGCCCTGGGCGGTCGCGGGTGTGGTGCTGGTGCTTGCCCTGACCGGGTGGTGGGTGGTCGCGGCGACCTCGGTGTTCGGCGTGGACCGGGTGCAGGTCGCCGGGGCCGTGGTGACCACCGAGGACGCCGTACGGGCCGCCGCCGACGTGCCGGTCGGCACGCCGCTGGTCCGGGTGGACCTGACGGCGGTGGCCGACCGGGTCGCCGCCCTGGCGGCGGTGGAGCGTGCGGTGGCCAGCCGTGACTGGCCCGGCACGTTGGTGATCACCGTGGTGGAGCGGGTGCCGGCGGCCGTGGTGCCGCAGGGCGACGGGTACCTGGTCGTCGACGCCGCCGGGGTGGCGTTTCGGACCGTGGCCACCCGCCCGGACGGGCTGGCGGTGATCCGGTTGACGGCTGCGGAGTTCGACCAGGGGCTGGCGCGTGACGCGGTGAGCGTGCTCGGCGCGCTGACCGCCCCCCTGCGGGAGCTGCTCGTCGAGATCGAGGTGAGCGGTCCGGCCGGGATCCAGTTGCGCCTTGCCGACGACCGGGTGGTGATCTGGGGTGACGCCACCGACAATGAGGTCAAGGCGCAGGTGGCGGACGCGCTGTTGGAACGCGCGGACACCGTCATGGATGTCAGCGCACCGGATGTGGTGACGATCCGCTGACCCGGCGTGCCGTTCGCGTGATTTCAGGACGGCTCCGTGCAGAAGGTACATTACGGGGTGCCGGGTCGGACTCGGTGCGGTGCACCGGGCGACACGCCGTCGTGGTCCTTGGATCACGCCGTACGTGCGCTTACGTTGCCACGAGAGGCGCAGTGGTTGACATAGCCCTGAGCCTCTAGTAGAGGGTTAGGGTTCCGCCCGCGCTCTCGTGTACGACGGGTCTGTCCTCCGTGGTCCAACCGGGTCAGGCCGGCGCCCGCCAATCTCGAAGGGAAGGCACCCCGATGACACCTCCGCACAACTACCTGGCGGTCATCAAGGTCGTCGGCATCGGCGGAGGCGGCGTCAACGCCGTCAACCGGATGATCGAGGTTGGCCTCAAGGGCGTCGAGTTCATCGCGATCAACACCGACGCCCAGGCGTTGCTGATGAGCGACGCCGACGTCAAGCTCGACGTCGGCCGCGAGCTGACCCGGGGCCTCGGCGCGGGGGCCAACCCGGACGTCGGCAAGAACGCCGCCGAGGACCACCGTGACGAGATCGAGGAAGTGCTCAAGGGCGCCGACATGGTCTTCGTCACCTGCGGTGAGGGTGGCGGTACGGGTACCGGCGGCGCTCCGGTGGTCGCCAACATCGCCCGTAAGCTCGGCGCGCTGACGATCGGTGTGGTCACCCGGCCGTTCTCCTTCGAGGGCAAGCGCCGCCAGGTGCAGGCCGAGGCCGGCATCGAGGAGCTGCGCAACCAGTGCGACACGCTGATCGTCATCCCGAACGACCGGCTGCTGGCCCTCGGTGACCGGGGGATCAGCATGAT harbors:
- a CDS encoding FtsQ-type POTRA domain-containing protein, whose amino-acid sequence is MRTGSGGGSDGESRTGSRPGRRWRLVRASREAVPPSVRRFMRRARRRRLRAALPWAVAGVVLVLALTGWWVVAATSVFGVDRVQVAGAVVTTEDAVRAAADVPVGTPLVRVDLTAVADRVAALAAVERAVASRDWPGTLVITVVERVPAAVVPQGDGYLVVDAAGVAFRTVATRPDGLAVIRLTAAEFDQGLARDAVSVLGALTAPLRELLVEIEVSGPAGIQLRLADDRVVIWGDATDNEVKAQVADALLERADTVMDVSAPDVVTIR